Part of the Polyangium spumosum genome is shown below.
GGCGCATCGATCCGGATCTCGTCGGCAGCGCAGGCTGGGCGACGATCGCCGCAGCGCCCATCCTGATCGGCCGGGACGTGCTCGGCGTGCTGGTCGTGGCGGCGTCGGCGCCGGAAATGCTCTCGCCGGAGGCGCCGTTCGTGCTGGAGACGGCCGCGAACATGCTCGCGCTCTCGATGGCGCACGAGAAGGCGCGCGAGCACGCCGCGGCCCTCGTGGAGGCGACGAAGGTCGCGGGGGACTCGCACGAGGGGAGGGGCGCGGACGCGAAGCTCGCGCGGCTCGCGATCCTGGGCTCGCTCGCGGCGGGGTTCGCCGACGAGATGCGCTGGCCGCTGTCCTCGCTGGGCACGCAGCTCGAGGAGCAGGAGAAGCTCATCGGCCACCTGCGCGTGCGTTTCCCGGGCGTGGCCTCGGCCCTCGACGATCTCGCGCGGATCCAGGACGAAGCCACGACGGCCCTGCGCTTCGCGCGCACCGCGGGGACGCGGCTGCTCTCCGCGCTGGAGGACTCGAGCGCCGAGCCCGTGGACCTCGAGGATCTCGCGCACGAGGCGGCCGCCCTCGTCGAGCCCACCGCGCGCGGAAAAAACGTCGATCTGCTGGTGACGGTCATGCACGGCACGGCGCCTGTCGTGGTGGGGAAGCGGAGTGATCTCGGTCAGCTCCTGCTCGCGCTGATCACGAACGGCGTGGAGGCCTGCGCGGCCGCCGCCGCTGCGGCGAGCACGAAGGCCGGCGAGGGGGAGCAGAAGCCGCTCGTTTGTGTGGCCATCACGCGCGAGATGGATCGGGTGGTGGTGCGCGTCGAGGACGCGGGGCCAGGCATCCCGCCCGACGTGCGGGCCCGGATCTTCGATCCCTTCTTCACGACGAAAAAAGACGCGCTCGGGATCGGGCTCACGCTGGCGCGGCAGGTCGCGGCGTCACACGGCGGGGCGCTGGAGCTGGATCGGTCCGAGCTCGGAGGCGCGCTCGTGCGGGTCGTGCTCCCGGCGGCGCCAGCGGACGTCGTGGTGCTGCGGGATCAACCACCGCCGCCGTCGCGACGAAAGCCGTTGTTCGACGCCTCCGAGGCCGTGATCGCGCCCTCGTCGCCCATCCACAGCCCGTCCACGGCGCGTGACGGCTGGACCTCCGCCCCGAAGCCGATCGAGCAAAGGAAGTCCCGGCGGCCCGTCCGCGCGCCCGTCCCGATCCCGAACGCGCTCGTGGTCACGGCGGACACGGACGTCTGCGCGCCGACGCAGCGGGTGCCGCGGACGCCGTCGGGAGGGCACGCCGCGCAGACGCCGAAGGTCCCGGACGTGGCGCCGGCGTGCGTATCGAGGACGACGGCGCCACGCGTGACCATCGTGTCGTCACCGGGCCGCGCGCAGGACTCGTCGCAGATGGCGACGCAAAAGCTGCCGCCGAAGGTGGCCCGGACGAACCTGACGCCGGGCGGCAGCCTGGTGCCGACCGACCGGGTGCCCGAAGCGCCACGAAGGGCGCCGCGATCACGAAGGTCGAAAGAATCGCCTCAATAACCCCAGACGTATTCGGCGCGGAGGAAAGCGCCGATCATCTGGTCGTAGCCGCCCTTCGGGCCGAGGAGGAGCACGCCGTAGCGGCCCGAGGCGCCCAGCGTGAAGCTGCGGGTGACCTGGTAGTCGACGCCAACCAACCCGGACAGGCCGAGGCGGCCGCTCGTGCAGCCGGTCTCGCCGGCCGCGCCGCACGGGTCGAGCGCCGAGACGGCATACCCGCCGGCCATGACGCCCGCCCAGGGGACCCAGCGCAGGACATCGATGACGTATCCAATGCCGACGCCGCCTCCGGCGAGCAGGACGGGCGTCTGACCCGGCGCGATGCTGCCGTCGACCTGGACCATCAAATTGAAGGCGTCGCTGAGGCCGTACGTGCCGTGCACGGCCGCGCCGACGCCGTGCAGCGAGGTCGCCGTGGTCGGAATGCTGCCGCCGGGCAGGAGGAGCGAATACCCGAGCCCGCCGCCGACGTGCC
Proteins encoded:
- a CDS encoding GAF domain-containing sensor histidine kinase, which gives rise to MAVRRTTAATRPSPSLQALLGLSGLLARGKAGGLLSEALALVLEGVGASRGAAYEASDDGLELKADVGLPATLRAYIRTFPSSEVPWFPAQTAAKKRRVVTETEAQKALAGRIDPDLVGSAGWATIAAAPILIGRDVLGVLVVAASAPEMLSPEAPFVLETAANMLALSMAHEKAREHAAALVEATKVAGDSHEGRGADAKLARLAILGSLAAGFADEMRWPLSSLGTQLEEQEKLIGHLRVRFPGVASALDDLARIQDEATTALRFARTAGTRLLSALEDSSAEPVDLEDLAHEAAALVEPTARGKNVDLLVTVMHGTAPVVVGKRSDLGQLLLALITNGVEACAAAAAAASTKAGEGEQKPLVCVAITREMDRVVVRVEDAGPGIPPDVRARIFDPFFTTKKDALGIGLTLARQVAASHGGALELDRSELGGALVRVVLPAAPADVVVLRDQPPPPSRRKPLFDASEAVIAPSSPIHSPSTARDGWTSAPKPIEQRKSRRPVRAPVPIPNALVVTADTDVCAPTQRVPRTPSGGHAAQTPKVPDVAPACVSRTTAPRVTIVSSPGRAQDSSQMATQKLPPKVARTNLTPGGSLVPTDRVPEAPRRAPRSRRSKESPQ